Proteins from one Oncorhynchus tshawytscha isolate Ot180627B linkage group LG16, Otsh_v2.0, whole genome shotgun sequence genomic window:
- the LOC121839630 gene encoding uncharacterized protein LOC121839630: MVTHLMIHCIKMLFTSPLKPLFTIPSHTVRYDAMFTIPSHTVRYETMFTIPSHTVRYDAMFTIPSHTVRYEAMFTIPSHTVRYDAMFTIPSHTVRYNAMFTIPSHTVRYEAMFTIPSHTVRYDAMFTIPSHTVRYEAMFTIPSHTVRYDAMFTIPSHTVRYDAMFTIPSHTVRYETMFTIPSHTVRYDAMFTIPSHTVRYDAMFTIPSHTVRYEAMFTIPSHTVRYEAMFTIPSHTVRYEAMFTIPSHTVRYETMFTIPSHTVRYDAMFTIPSHTVRYDAMFTIPSHTVRYDAMFTIPSHTVRYEAMLPYHHIQ; this comes from the exons ATGGTAACACATTTGATGATACACTGCATAAAGATGTTATTCACAAGTCCACTGAAACCTTTGTTTACCATACCATCACATACAGTAAGGTACGATGCCATGTTTACCATACCATCACATACAGTAAGGTACGAGACCATGTTTACCATACCATCACATACAGTAAGGTACGATGCCATGTTTACCATACCATCACATACAGTAAGGTACGAGGCCATGTTTACCATACCATCACATACAGTAAG GTACGATGCCATGTTTACCATACCATCACATACAGTAAGGTACAATGCCATGTTTACCATACCATCACATACAGTAAGGTACGAGGCCATGTTTACCATACCATCACATACAGTAAGGTACGATGCCATGTTTACCATACCATCACATACAGTAAGGTACGAGGCCATGTTTACCATACCATCACATACAGTAAGGTACGATGCCATGTTTACCATACCATCACATACAGTAAGGTACGATGCCATGTTTACCATACCATCACATACAGTAAGGTACGAGACCATGTTTACCATACCATCACATACAGTAAGGTACGATGCCATGTTTACCATACCATCACATACAGTAAGGTACGATGCCATGTTTACCATACCATCACATACAGTAAGGTACGAGGCCATGTTTACCATACCATCACATACAGTAAGGTACGAGGCCATGTTTACCATACCATCACATACAGTAAGGTACGAGGCCATGTTTACCATACCATCACATACAGTAAGGTACGAGACCATGTTTACCATACCATCACATACAGTAAGGTACGATGCCATGTTTACCATACCATCACATACAGTAAG GTACGATGCCATGTTTACCATACCATCACATACAGTAAGGTACGATGCCATGTTTACCATACCATCACATACAGTAAGGTACGAGGCCATGTTACCATACCATCACATACAGTAA